In one Sphingobium indicum B90A genomic region, the following are encoded:
- the rnc gene encoding ribonuclease III, whose translation MGVRGALEPHRGRLLTKADTEGWLKALIGHAPKDRTAFHQALTHGSAHAVNYERLEFLGDRILGLLIAEWVYDRFSGEPEGKLSRRFNALVSGETCAEVARSAGVPAHLILGKQARDDGAADSDNVLGDVMEALIGALYLEGGLEEARTLVRRLWADRVDTQASAPKHPKSALQEWAAANKRKPPEYAMTDRSGPHHALKFTVTVSIKGAGEASATGGSKQEAETAAAKALLDQLTA comes from the coding sequence AAGGCTTTTGACGAAAGCGGACACCGAAGGCTGGCTGAAGGCCCTGATCGGCCACGCGCCGAAGGATCGGACCGCCTTCCATCAAGCGCTGACCCATGGCAGCGCCCATGCGGTGAACTATGAACGGCTGGAGTTCCTGGGCGACCGCATCCTCGGCCTGCTGATCGCCGAATGGGTCTATGACCGCTTTTCGGGCGAACCGGAAGGCAAGCTCTCCCGCCGCTTCAATGCGCTGGTGTCGGGCGAGACCTGCGCCGAAGTCGCCCGCAGCGCCGGGGTTCCGGCGCATCTCATCCTCGGCAAGCAGGCCCGCGACGACGGCGCGGCCGACAGCGACAATGTGCTGGGCGACGTGATGGAGGCGCTGATCGGCGCGCTCTATCTGGAGGGCGGCCTGGAGGAAGCCCGCACCCTGGTCCGCCGCCTCTGGGCCGACCGCGTCGACACCCAGGCAAGCGCCCCCAAACATCCCAAGTCCGCCCTCCAGGAATGGGCCGCCGCCAACAAGCGCAAGCCCCCGGAATATGCGATGACCGACCGCTCCGGCCCCCACCACGCGCTGAAATTCACGGTAACGGTCAGCATCAAGGGCGCGGGCGAAGCAAGCGCGACCGGCGGCTCCAAACAGGAAGCGGAAACCGCAGCGGCAAAGGCATTGCTGGACCAACTCACCGCTTAA
- a CDS encoding GIY-YIG nuclease family protein, which translates to MPFWTYLLHCADRSFYTGHTDNLETRIAQHETGAIPGHTQNRRPIKLVWSQEFGTRMEALEAERQIKGWSRAKKLALIREDWKLISTLARSNQEK; encoded by the coding sequence TTGCCCTTCTGGACCTACCTCCTCCACTGCGCTGACCGCAGCTTCTACACCGGCCACACCGACAACCTCGAAACCCGCATCGCGCAACATGAAACAGGCGCAATCCCCGGCCACACCCAAAACCGCCGCCCGATAAAACTGGTCTGGTCGCAGGAGTTCGGAACCCGTATGGAGGCGCTGGAAGCAGAGCGCCAAATCAAGGGCTGGAGCCGGGCCAAGAAACTCGCGCTCATCCGCGAGGACTGGAAACTCATCTCCACCTTGGCGCGCTCGAACCAGGAAAAGTAA